One Bradyrhizobium sp. CCGB12 genomic window carries:
- a CDS encoding amylo-alpha-1,6-glucosidase, which yields MAAETVTQIISVSQTVEAVAEQTFYIPMTGPAARPRRSLKHDDTFIVLDSHGDIGASAGGPDGLFHYDTRYLARLELVLEDLQPLLLGSNLRDDNSALTVDLTNPDIYRQGRLVFQKDLLHIVRTIFLWRGSAYQRIGVQNHGDARASFELTLLFDNDFADLFEVRGERRPRRGAGTSRLVGPTDVLFEYRGLDDTERTTGLHFDPRPTRLSVNAATWQIELDPHEAKSLFVAVSCNRPVALKPARFFPSLLAHRREMRQSTMGAASIETSNNIFNEVLCQAMADLNMLMTETPQGRYPYAGIPWYSTTFGRDGLITALQMLWVDPRVAKGVLRRLAHFQAKAIDPLADAAPGKILHEMRGGEMAALGEVPFAQYYGSVDSTALFVLLAGSYFERTGDEATLIELWPAIEAGLAWIDGPGDPDQDGFVEYQRATEKGLANQGWKDSYDAIFHADGQLAEGNIALAEVQGYVYAAKQLAARCALRLGKPDRVRKLEAEAKALAERFEKAFWCEELGTYALALDGKKRPCKVRTSNAGQVLFSGMIREDRARLVAAELMRPHFFSGWGIRTVAQGEVRYNPMSYHDGSIWPHDNALIALGLARYGLKHSVAHVFKGLFDAATYMDLRRLPELFCGFRREKRRGPTLYPVACAPQAWASATPFTLLEAALGIEFDVARGEIRLRNPHLPAFLNEVILRDLRLGQSSVDLRVSRHGDDVALEVLRTRGQIQVSIVLAR from the coding sequence ATGGCAGCCGAAACCGTAACCCAGATCATTTCCGTATCGCAGACGGTGGAGGCCGTCGCGGAGCAGACGTTCTACATTCCGATGACGGGACCCGCCGCCCGGCCGCGGCGGTCTCTCAAGCACGACGACACCTTCATCGTGCTCGACAGCCATGGCGACATCGGCGCGTCGGCGGGTGGGCCGGACGGCCTGTTTCACTACGACACGCGTTATCTCGCGCGGCTGGAGCTCGTGCTCGAGGATCTCCAGCCGTTGCTGCTCGGCTCGAACCTGCGCGACGACAATTCGGCGTTGACGGTCGATCTCACCAATCCGGACATCTACCGTCAGGGTCGCCTCGTGTTCCAGAAGGATCTGCTGCACATCGTGCGCACGATCTTCCTGTGGCGCGGCAGCGCCTATCAGCGCATCGGCGTGCAGAACCACGGCGACGCGCGCGCCAGCTTCGAGCTGACGCTGCTGTTCGACAATGACTTCGCCGATCTGTTCGAGGTCCGCGGCGAGCGGCGTCCGCGCCGAGGGGCCGGCACGAGCCGGCTCGTAGGTCCGACCGACGTGTTGTTCGAGTATCGCGGCCTCGACGACACCGAGCGCACCACGGGCCTGCATTTCGACCCGCGTCCGACGCGGCTGTCGGTCAATGCCGCGACCTGGCAGATCGAGCTCGACCCGCACGAGGCCAAATCGCTGTTCGTCGCCGTCTCCTGCAACCGGCCGGTGGCGCTGAAGCCGGCGCGATTCTTCCCCAGCCTGCTGGCCCATCGTCGCGAGATGCGCCAATCCACGATGGGCGCGGCCAGCATCGAGACCTCCAACAACATTTTCAACGAGGTGCTGTGCCAGGCCATGGCCGACCTCAACATGCTGATGACGGAGACACCGCAGGGGCGTTATCCCTATGCCGGCATTCCCTGGTATTCGACGACGTTCGGCCGCGACGGGCTGATCACCGCGCTCCAGATGCTCTGGGTCGATCCGCGCGTCGCCAAGGGCGTGCTCAGGCGGCTCGCGCATTTCCAGGCGAAGGCGATCGATCCGCTCGCCGACGCCGCGCCGGGAAAGATCCTGCACGAGATGCGCGGCGGCGAGATGGCGGCGCTGGGCGAGGTCCCGTTTGCGCAATATTACGGCAGCGTCGATTCGACCGCGCTGTTCGTCCTGCTCGCGGGAAGCTACTTCGAGCGCACCGGCGATGAGGCCACACTGATCGAGCTGTGGCCGGCGATCGAGGCGGGGCTGGCCTGGATCGACGGTCCCGGTGATCCCGACCAGGACGGCTTCGTCGAATACCAGCGCGCGACGGAGAAGGGGCTCGCCAACCAGGGCTGGAAGGATTCCTACGACGCGATCTTCCATGCCGACGGCCAGCTCGCGGAAGGCAACATCGCGCTCGCCGAGGTTCAGGGCTACGTCTACGCCGCCAAGCAGCTCGCCGCGCGTTGCGCGCTGCGGCTCGGCAAGCCGGATCGCGTGCGCAAGCTCGAGGCCGAAGCCAAGGCGCTGGCGGAGCGCTTCGAGAAGGCGTTCTGGTGCGAGGAGCTCGGCACCTATGCGCTCGCCCTCGACGGCAAGAAGCGGCCTTGCAAGGTGCGGACCTCGAATGCCGGGCAGGTGCTGTTCAGTGGCATGATCCGCGAGGACCGTGCTCGTCTCGTCGCCGCCGAGCTGATGCGGCCGCATTTCTTCTCGGGCTGGGGCATCCGCACCGTCGCGCAAGGCGAGGTGCGCTACAACCCGATGTCCTATCATGACGGGTCGATCTGGCCGCACGACAATGCGCTGATCGCGCTCGGGCTCGCGCGCTACGGCCTCAAGCACTCGGTGGCGCACGTCTTCAAGGGGCTGTTCGACGCGGCGACCTATATGGATCTGCGCCGGCTGCCCGAATTGTTCTGCGGTTTCCGGCGCGAGAAGCGGCGCGGCCCGACGCTCTATCCGGTCGCCTGCGCGCCGCAGGCCTGGGCCAGCGCGACACCGTTCACGCTGCTGGAGGCGGCTCTCGGCATCGAGTTCGACGTGGCGCGCGGTGAGATTCGCCTGCGCAATCCGCATCTGCCGGCGTTTCTGAACGAGGTGATCTTGCGCGATCTGCGGCTGGGCCAGTCCAGCGTGGATCTGCGCGTCAGCCGCCACGGCGACGACGTGGCGCTGGAGGTGTTGCGCACGCGTGGCCAGATCCAGGTCTCGATCGTGCTGGCGCGCTAG
- a CDS encoding PRC-barrel domain-containing protein produces MRAIGALILGMAIVAGLAVATARAAEDQPAGQSEANAPPAAQPPASTVPVTPKDAAPPPSVTIIGASEAHGVLGRDVRSAAGEDMGRIVDVIVDRTGHVRAAAIDFGGFLGVGSRKIVVDWNALRFGKIANKKDSITLELTKAQVAAAPEYKEDTPIVVLGASGSLQPLRVIQ; encoded by the coding sequence ATGCGTGCGATCGGAGCGCTGATCCTGGGCATGGCCATCGTCGCGGGCCTGGCGGTCGCGACGGCGCGCGCCGCGGAGGATCAGCCCGCAGGCCAGAGCGAAGCGAATGCGCCGCCGGCGGCACAGCCGCCGGCCTCGACGGTTCCGGTCACCCCGAAGGATGCCGCGCCGCCGCCGTCGGTGACCATCATTGGCGCGAGCGAGGCGCATGGTGTCCTCGGCCGCGACGTGCGCAGCGCCGCCGGCGAGGACATGGGTCGTATCGTCGACGTCATCGTCGATCGCACCGGCCATGTCCGCGCTGCGGCGATCGATTTCGGCGGTTTCCTCGGCGTCGGCAGCCGCAAGATCGTGGTCGACTGGAACGCGCTGCGCTTCGGCAAGATCGCCAACAAGAAGGACAGCATCACGCTGGAATTGACCAAGGCGCAGGTCGCGGCCGCGCCGGAATACAAGGAAGACACGCCGATCGTCGTGCTCGGCGCGTCCGGCAGCCTTCAACCGCTGCGAGTGATTCAGTGA
- a CDS encoding glycosyltransferase family 4 protein, whose amino-acid sequence MRIAQVAPLTEAVPPKLYGGTERVVHWLTEELVALGHDVTLFASGDSHTSAKLDALWPRALRLDGSVRDPNALHMVLLERVRQKCDDEEFDFLHFHLDYYPWSLFHRQPTPFVTTLHGRLDLPEHQPVFNTFSKMPVISISNAQRRPVPQANWVTTIHHGLPENLLTPKPAKQEYLAVLGRIAPEKGVDRAIKIATHCGIPLKIAAKVDRADQDYYDELIRPMIENNPLIDFIGEIGDHEKSDFLSGALGLLLPIDWPEPFGLVMIEAMACGTPVVAFNRGSVPEIIDEGLTGFVVEDIISAAGVVNRLPQLDRAAIRKQFETRFTARRMALDYLAAYRSLTEAQAPRIKLVSSAE is encoded by the coding sequence ATGCGCATCGCGCAGGTTGCTCCGTTGACGGAGGCTGTTCCACCCAAGCTGTATGGCGGCACCGAGCGGGTGGTGCATTGGTTGACGGAAGAGCTGGTGGCCCTGGGACACGACGTAACCCTGTTCGCCAGCGGCGATTCGCACACCTCGGCAAAGCTGGATGCACTGTGGCCGAGGGCCCTTCGGCTCGACGGTTCTGTGCGCGATCCCAATGCACTGCACATGGTGCTGCTGGAGCGGGTGCGGCAAAAATGTGACGACGAGGAGTTCGATTTCCTCCACTTCCATCTCGATTACTATCCGTGGTCGCTATTCCACCGCCAGCCGACACCGTTCGTGACCACGCTGCATGGCCGGCTCGACCTGCCGGAGCACCAGCCGGTCTTCAATACCTTCTCGAAAATGCCCGTCATTTCGATCTCCAATGCGCAGCGACGGCCGGTGCCGCAGGCGAACTGGGTGACGACGATCCATCACGGTCTTCCGGAGAACTTGCTGACGCCGAAGCCGGCGAAACAGGAATATCTCGCCGTGCTCGGCCGCATCGCGCCCGAGAAGGGCGTCGACCGCGCCATCAAGATCGCGACCCATTGCGGTATTCCGCTCAAGATCGCGGCCAAGGTCGATCGCGCCGACCAGGATTACTATGACGAGCTGATCCGACCGATGATCGAGAACAATCCGCTGATCGACTTCATCGGCGAGATCGGCGATCACGAGAAGTCGGACTTTCTGAGCGGCGCCCTCGGACTTCTCTTGCCGATCGACTGGCCGGAGCCGTTTGGCCTCGTGATGATCGAAGCCATGGCCTGTGGAACGCCTGTTGTCGCCTTCAACCGCGGCTCGGTGCCCGAGATCATCGACGAAGGCCTCACCGGGTTTGTGGTCGAGGACATCATCAGTGCCGCCGGGGTGGTGAACCGTCTTCCGCAATTGGACCGGGCCGCGATCCGCAAGCAGTTCGAGACACGCTTCACGGCGCGGCGCATGGCACTGGACTATCTCGCTGCATATCGCAGCCTGACCGAGGCGCAGGCGCCGCGGATCAAGCTGGTGAGCAGCGCGGAGTAA
- a CDS encoding TRAP transporter large permease subunit: protein MRVLIVFALLLSLMLTGMPISIALGLTVLSFMFTLTDVRTESVALKLFTGIENFEIMAIPFFILAGNFLTHGGVARRMITFATSLVGHWYGGLALSGVVACALFAAISGSSPATVVAIGSVILPAMVAQGFPKRFGAGVITTSGSLGILIPPSIPMVLYAVSTNTSVGKLFIAGIVPGLVLATLLGATTFYRAWRNDYPRMRKATFGERFDAFRKSIWGILLIVIVLGGIYTGLFTPTEAAAVSAVYAFIVAVFIYKDLKLRDVPRVLLSSANLSAMLLYIITNAVLFSFLMTYENVPQALAQWMIDLGLGWIGFLLLVNLLLLVAGNVMEPSSIILIMAPILFPVAVKLGIDPIHFGILMTVNMEVGLCHPPVGLNLYVASGIAKMGITELTVAVWPWLLTMLGFLVVVTYWPGLSLWLPRLLGM, encoded by the coding sequence CTGCGCGTCCTCATCGTTTTCGCACTACTGCTCTCGTTGATGCTGACGGGCATGCCGATCTCGATCGCGCTCGGTCTGACCGTGCTCAGCTTCATGTTCACGCTGACCGACGTGCGCACGGAATCGGTGGCGCTGAAGCTGTTCACCGGCATCGAGAATTTCGAGATCATGGCGATCCCGTTCTTCATCCTTGCCGGCAACTTCCTGACCCATGGCGGCGTGGCGCGCCGGATGATCACCTTCGCGACCTCGCTGGTCGGCCATTGGTACGGCGGCCTCGCTCTGTCGGGCGTGGTCGCCTGCGCGCTATTCGCGGCGATTTCCGGCTCCTCGCCGGCGACCGTGGTGGCGATCGGTTCAGTGATCCTGCCTGCGATGGTCGCGCAAGGGTTTCCGAAGCGGTTCGGGGCAGGGGTGATCACGACATCAGGCTCGCTCGGGATTCTCATTCCGCCGTCGATCCCGATGGTTCTCTACGCCGTCTCCACAAACACCTCGGTGGGCAAGCTGTTCATCGCGGGCATCGTGCCGGGGCTTGTGCTGGCCACGCTGCTCGGCGCAACGACGTTCTATCGCGCCTGGCGCAACGACTATCCAAGGATGCGGAAGGCAACTTTCGGCGAGCGCTTCGATGCGTTCCGTAAGTCGATATGGGGCATTCTGCTGATCGTGATCGTGCTCGGCGGCATCTACACCGGCCTGTTCACGCCGACGGAAGCTGCCGCCGTCAGCGCGGTCTACGCCTTCATCGTCGCAGTGTTCATCTACAAGGATCTGAAGCTGCGCGACGTGCCACGGGTGCTGCTGTCATCGGCGAACCTTTCGGCGATGCTGCTCTACATCATCACCAACGCGGTCCTGTTCTCGTTCCTGATGACGTATGAGAACGTGCCGCAAGCGCTGGCGCAATGGATGATCGACCTGGGCTTGGGCTGGATCGGCTTCCTGCTCCTGGTCAACCTGCTGCTGCTGGTGGCGGGCAACGTGATGGAGCCGTCCTCGATCATCCTGATCATGGCGCCGATCCTGTTTCCGGTCGCAGTCAAGCTCGGCATCGACCCGATCCATTTCGGCATCCTGATGACGGTCAATATGGAGGTCGGGCTGTGCCATCCACCCGTCGGCCTCAACCTGTACGTTGCATCAGGCATCGCCAAGATGGGTATCACCGAGCTCACAGTCGCGGTGTGGCCGTGGCTCTTGACGATGCTGGGATTCCTGGTGGTGGTGACGTACTGGCCGGGTCTGTCATTGTGGCTGCCGAGGCTGCTGGGGATGTAG
- a CDS encoding alkyl/aryl-sulfatase: MTEPSSEPKEATASVIAQQEAMLNALPFSDTRDFDDAARGFLGTIENATILNPQGRTVWSLEPYGFLADEQAPATVNPSLWRQSRLNMHHGLFEVVPGVYQVRGLDIANMTLIEGDSGVIVVDTLTSIEGARAALDLYFKHRGPRPVAAVIFTHTHTDHWGGARGVLEEDALATGRVPIIAPNLFMEHAVSENIIAGPAMLRRAQYQFGPFLAKGVRGQVDCGLGKSMAAGSVALLRPTDLIMATGDRRLIDGVEFEFQMAPNSEAPAEMHFFIPRYKLLNLAENCTHNFHNLLPFRGADVRDALAWSKYLGEALLLWDGKAEAMCGQHHWPVWGRERIGTMIRQQRDLYKFAHDQTIRLMNHGLTAAEIAETIQLPKSLEGAWHGRGYYGHIRHNVKAIYQKYLGWYDANPVNLDPLPPVESGRKYVEYMGGADAILTRARTDFDKGEFRFVAQALGHLVFAEPDNQAARGLLADTLEQLGYAAESATWRNAYLFGAQELRRGMPKAPPRPPMPRETLAALRTGQLWDVLGIRLNGPKAEGKRIVLNWGFSDTGETFALNLENCALTYTEGVQAEDADASFTLARATLDEVIAKLTSFPEAVAAGKVELSGNPIKLAELMGLMDEFPRMFEIIEPKRAGVA; this comes from the coding sequence ATGACAGAACCCAGCAGCGAGCCGAAGGAGGCCACGGCATCCGTCATTGCGCAGCAAGAGGCGATGCTGAACGCGCTGCCGTTTTCCGACACGCGGGATTTCGACGATGCCGCGCGCGGCTTCCTCGGCACCATCGAGAATGCGACGATCTTGAATCCGCAGGGAAGGACGGTCTGGAGCCTCGAGCCCTACGGCTTCCTCGCGGATGAACAGGCGCCGGCGACCGTCAATCCGAGCCTCTGGCGGCAGTCGCGGCTCAACATGCATCACGGCCTGTTCGAGGTCGTGCCCGGCGTCTATCAGGTGCGCGGGCTCGACATCGCCAATATGACGCTGATCGAGGGCGACAGCGGCGTCATCGTCGTGGACACCCTGACCTCGATCGAGGGCGCACGCGCCGCGCTGGATCTCTACTTCAAGCACCGGGGCCCGCGGCCGGTCGCGGCCGTCATCTTTACCCACACGCATACGGACCATTGGGGCGGCGCGCGCGGCGTGTTGGAGGAGGATGCGCTCGCAACTGGCCGCGTGCCGATCATCGCGCCGAACCTGTTCATGGAGCACGCCGTCTCCGAGAATATCATCGCGGGGCCGGCGATGCTGCGGCGGGCGCAATACCAGTTCGGCCCGTTCCTCGCCAAGGGTGTGCGCGGACAGGTGGATTGCGGGCTCGGCAAGTCGATGGCAGCGGGATCGGTGGCACTGCTGCGCCCGACCGATTTGATCATGGCGACCGGCGACAGGCGCCTGATCGACGGCGTCGAGTTCGAATTCCAGATGGCGCCGAACAGCGAGGCGCCGGCGGAGATGCACTTCTTCATTCCGCGCTACAAGCTGTTGAACCTCGCCGAGAACTGCACGCACAATTTTCACAATCTGCTGCCGTTCCGCGGCGCCGATGTGCGCGACGCGCTGGCCTGGTCTAAGTATCTGGGTGAGGCCCTGCTTCTCTGGGACGGCAAGGCGGAGGCGATGTGCGGCCAGCATCACTGGCCGGTATGGGGGCGCGAGCGGATCGGCACGATGATCCGGCAGCAGCGCGACCTCTACAAGTTCGCGCATGACCAGACCATCCGCTTGATGAACCACGGCCTCACCGCGGCCGAGATCGCCGAGACGATCCAGTTGCCGAAGAGCCTGGAAGGTGCCTGGCATGGCCGCGGCTATTACGGCCATATCCGGCACAATGTGAAGGCGATCTACCAAAAGTACCTCGGCTGGTACGATGCCAATCCGGTCAATCTCGATCCGCTGCCGCCGGTCGAGTCCGGCAGGAAATATGTCGAGTACATGGGTGGCGCAGACGCCATCCTGACGCGGGCGCGCACGGACTTCGACAAGGGCGAGTTTCGCTTTGTCGCGCAAGCGCTCGGCCACCTCGTCTTCGCCGAGCCGGACAATCAGGCGGCGCGCGGGCTGCTGGCGGATACGCTCGAGCAACTCGGCTATGCCGCCGAGAGTGCGACCTGGCGCAATGCCTATCTGTTCGGCGCGCAGGAATTGCGCCGGGGCATGCCGAAGGCGCCGCCGCGCCCGCCGATGCCGCGGGAGACGCTGGCCGCGCTGCGCACCGGGCAGCTCTGGGACGTGCTCGGCATCCGCCTCAACGGTCCGAAGGCGGAAGGCAAGCGCATCGTGCTGAACTGGGGCTTTTCCGACACCGGCGAGACGTTCGCGCTCAATCTGGAGAACTGTGCGCTGACCTATACGGAGGGCGTGCAGGCGGAGGATGCGGACGCAAGCTTTACGCTGGCGCGAGCAACGCTCGATGAGGTGATCGCGAAGCTGACGAGTTTTCCGGAAGCGGTGGCCGCCGGCAAGGTCGAGCTATCGGGCAATCCGATCAAGCTTGCAGAGCTGATGGGCCTGATGGACGAATTCCCGCGCATGTTCGAGATCATCGAGCCGAAGCGGGCGGGGGTCGCGTAG
- a CDS encoding MFS transporter, with the protein MLLSRKPKHADRDGAVEQDKVVAPPAAGLPAPSRQSLRGLDWFIFFLADVQTGFGPFIAVYLTTQKWTQVEIGLVLSIGGIVALIGQMPGGAIIDAAKSERLVAALAIATIGCCALAYAAMPIFPVVVTAATLHAMASCVLGPAIAAISLGLVGPLAIGERLGRNARFASLGNGVAAAVMGTAGYLLSSRSVFLVTFLLAIPTLIALSRIREHEVDIRRCHGEMPPEDADRGDTNIWHLIRQRPLIVFALSVLLLQLANAAMMPLMASAVTARSSQWATVLVAFCIVVPQAIVALLSPTVGRKAQLWGRRPLLLIGFAALTIRGLLFATVRDPYLLVLVQVFDGITAAVFAVMIPLIVADVAFGSGHFNLAQGIVGTATGIGASLSTALGGFVSDKFGNATAFIGLSGVAATGLLLILFVMPETRRTGMTAAKEMAG; encoded by the coding sequence GTGCTGTTGTCGAGGAAGCCGAAACATGCAGATCGCGACGGCGCCGTCGAACAGGACAAGGTCGTCGCGCCGCCGGCCGCAGGCCTTCCGGCGCCGTCGCGCCAGAGCCTGCGCGGCCTCGACTGGTTCATCTTCTTCCTCGCCGACGTGCAGACCGGATTCGGTCCGTTCATCGCGGTCTACCTGACGACGCAGAAATGGACCCAGGTCGAGATCGGCCTCGTGCTGTCGATCGGCGGCATCGTCGCCCTGATCGGGCAGATGCCGGGCGGCGCGATCATCGATGCCGCGAAATCGGAACGGCTGGTCGCTGCCCTTGCGATTGCGACCATCGGCTGCTGCGCGCTTGCCTACGCCGCGATGCCGATCTTCCCCGTCGTGGTGACCGCCGCCACCCTGCATGCGATGGCGAGCTGCGTGCTGGGTCCGGCGATCGCAGCGATCAGCCTCGGCCTGGTCGGCCCGCTCGCGATCGGCGAGCGGCTCGGCCGCAATGCGCGCTTTGCCTCGCTCGGCAACGGCGTCGCGGCGGCGGTGATGGGTACCGCCGGTTACCTGCTGTCGAGCCGCTCGGTGTTCCTGGTCACCTTCCTGCTCGCGATCCCGACCCTGATCGCGCTCTCGCGCATCCGCGAGCACGAGGTCGACATTAGACGCTGTCACGGTGAGATGCCGCCTGAAGACGCGGACCGCGGCGACACCAACATCTGGCACCTGATCCGGCAGCGTCCGCTGATCGTCTTCGCGCTCAGCGTGCTCTTGTTGCAGCTCGCGAACGCCGCGATGATGCCGCTGATGGCAAGCGCCGTGACGGCGCGATCCAGCCAGTGGGCGACCGTGCTCGTGGCCTTCTGCATCGTCGTGCCGCAGGCGATCGTGGCGCTGCTGTCGCCGACCGTGGGGCGCAAGGCGCAATTGTGGGGCCGGCGGCCGCTGCTCCTGATCGGATTCGCCGCACTGACGATCCGCGGCCTGCTGTTCGCAACCGTGCGCGATCCCTATCTGCTGGTGCTGGTGCAGGTGTTCGACGGTATCACCGCTGCAGTATTTGCCGTGATGATCCCGCTGATCGTTGCTGACGTCGCCTTCGGAAGCGGGCATTTCAACCTGGCGCAGGGCATCGTCGGCACGGCGACCGGCATCGGCGCGTCCTTGAGCACCGCACTCGGCGGCTTTGTCAGCGACAAGTTCGGCAATGCCACCGCCTTCATCGGACTGTCCGGCGTCGCCGCGACCGGGCTGTTGCTGATCCTCTTCGTGATGCCGGAGACGCGGCGGACGGGCATGACCGCTGCAAAGGAAATGGCCGGCTGA
- a CDS encoding ABC transporter ATP-binding protein, giving the protein MDQLSGYARRPFAFVLRYLRRRLASHLVILTAVVAAVACSVGTQYGVKSLVDSLSAGPSHGGGSVWLAFILLMSLIAADNFLWRIASWTASFTFVRVTGDLRRDIFRHLTGHAPSFFSDRMPGMLSSRITATSNAVFTVENMFVWNVLPPCIATVAAIALIGTVSPYMALGLIVIAGGMVIAMFHLAAAGKSLHDDFADKAAVVDGEMIDVISNMPLVRAFCGIGHEHERFDATVNRELTARSRSLRYLEKLRLLHAAVTVLLTIALMAWAVTLWQKGEATTGDVVLVCTLGISILSATRDLAVALVDVTQHVARLTEAIATLLVPHELRDHPEAEPLVKSGAAIAYNNVTFGYPGAEKIFERFSLRLQPGQRVGLVGQSGGGKSTLFTLLQRFYDTDEGSITVDGQDISKVTQQSLREAISVVPQDISLFHRSIRENIRYGRPNATDDEVLRAAIAARCDFVESLPDGLDTMVGDRGVKMSGGQRQRIAIARAFLKDAPILLLDEATAALDSESEEAIREALSRLMRGRTVIAIAHRLATLRNFDRVVVLKAGKIIEDGAPDRLMQGHGPYRELVTQEMSRLAKVAA; this is encoded by the coding sequence ATGGATCAGCTTTCTGGATACGCGCGCAGGCCATTTGCCTTTGTCTTGCGCTATCTTCGGCGTCGTCTCGCGTCGCATTTGGTGATCCTGACCGCTGTCGTGGCAGCCGTTGCCTGCTCCGTGGGCACGCAGTACGGCGTCAAATCCCTGGTCGACAGCCTGTCGGCCGGACCATCGCATGGTGGCGGCAGCGTATGGCTGGCATTCATTTTACTCATGTCGCTGATTGCTGCCGACAATTTCTTGTGGCGGATCGCGAGTTGGACAGCGAGCTTCACCTTTGTCCGGGTCACGGGTGATTTACGCCGTGACATATTTCGTCATCTGACCGGACATGCGCCGAGTTTTTTCTCCGATCGCATGCCAGGCATGTTGTCGAGCCGCATCACGGCGACCTCGAATGCCGTGTTCACGGTCGAGAACATGTTTGTCTGGAATGTGTTGCCGCCCTGCATTGCCACAGTTGCGGCAATCGCGCTGATTGGAACCGTGAGTCCTTATATGGCGCTCGGCCTGATCGTGATCGCCGGTGGCATGGTGATCGCAATGTTCCATTTGGCCGCCGCCGGCAAGTCGCTGCATGACGATTTCGCCGACAAGGCCGCGGTGGTCGACGGCGAAATGATCGATGTCATCAGCAATATGCCGCTGGTCCGCGCTTTCTGCGGCATCGGCCACGAGCACGAGCGGTTCGATGCGACGGTGAACCGGGAACTCACCGCGCGGAGCCGAAGCCTGCGCTATCTGGAAAAGCTGCGGCTGTTACATGCTGCCGTAACCGTACTTCTGACGATCGCGCTGATGGCCTGGGCGGTCACGCTCTGGCAGAAGGGCGAGGCGACCACCGGCGACGTCGTGCTGGTCTGTACGCTCGGCATCTCCATCCTGAGTGCGACGCGCGATCTCGCCGTGGCCTTGGTTGACGTCACCCAGCATGTCGCGCGGCTGACCGAGGCGATCGCCACGCTGCTGGTGCCGCACGAGTTGCGCGATCACCCCGAGGCCGAGCCTCTCGTCAAGAGCGGCGCCGCCATCGCGTACAACAACGTCACGTTCGGCTATCCCGGCGCCGAAAAGATCTTTGAGCGGTTCAGCCTGCGCCTGCAGCCCGGCCAGCGCGTCGGTCTGGTCGGCCAATCCGGCGGCGGCAAGTCGACGCTGTTCACGCTGCTCCAGCGGTTCTACGATACCGACGAGGGCAGCATCACCGTCGACGGACAGGACATCTCGAAGGTCACGCAGCAGAGCCTGCGAGAGGCGATCTCCGTCGTGCCGCAGGATATCTCCTTGTTCCATCGGTCGATCCGCGAGAACATCCGCTACGGTCGCCCGAACGCGACCGACGACGAGGTGCTGCGCGCGGCAATCGCGGCGCGCTGCGATTTCGTCGAGAGCCTGCCCGACGGCCTCGACACCATGGTCGGCGACCGCGGTGTGAAGATGTCCGGCGGCCAGCGCCAGCGCATCGCGATCGCGCGCGCCTTCCTCAAGGACGCGCCGATCCTGCTGCTGGACGAAGCGACCGCGGCGCTTGACAGCGAATCCGAGGAGGCGATCCGCGAGGCGCTGTCGCGGCTGATGCGGGGCCGCACCGTGATTGCGATCGCGCACCGCCTCGCGACGCTGCGCAATTTCGACCGCGTGGTCGTGCTCAAGGCCGGCAAGATCATCGAGGACGGCGCGCCCGACCGGCTGATGCAGGGGCACGGTCCCTACCGTGAGCTGGTGACGCAGGAGATGAGCCGGCTCGCGAAGGTCGCCGCGTAG